One genomic segment of Spirochaeta cellobiosiphila DSM 17781 includes these proteins:
- a CDS encoding PEGA domain-containing protein has protein sequence MKRFILLLLIGLIPFTVFAQRSAAPASSSSSNSSVSEHKFNVTFVGTADKAMIYINGQRWGKGYLNLPTRIPLIRGTYNIEAQSPNQGTIKQTVVVNGDREVNLSFQPLSARVSINSSVTPLRLYIDGQWVGAQGASLNFPYVTELSIGRHSIKATSPGYRDFEQTFDVRSPLTININMQPANAQVNIQYSNQSLKVYLDGQRMGYRFEVLPGNHRLRIEFGDMSTEQSYNFAAGQTYTIVPNLSFSIQ, from the coding sequence ATGAAAAGGTTTATATTATTATTATTAATTGGATTGATTCCTTTTACTGTGTTTGCACAACGTAGTGCCGCTCCTGCTTCGTCTTCCTCTTCCAATAGTTCTGTTAGTGAGCACAAATTCAATGTTACCTTCGTCGGAACTGCTGATAAAGCTATGATATACATCAATGGTCAAAGATGGGGGAAAGGATATTTAAATCTTCCAACCAGAATCCCTTTGATTAGAGGTACGTATAACATTGAGGCCCAGAGCCCTAATCAGGGTACTATAAAACAAACTGTCGTTGTTAATGGTGATAGGGAGGTTAACTTAAGTTTTCAGCCGCTATCCGCTAGGGTTAGCATCAACAGTTCCGTTACGCCTCTGCGTTTGTATATTGATGGACAATGGGTTGGAGCTCAAGGGGCCAGTCTTAACTTCCCCTATGTTACGGAGTTATCCATAGGAAGACACAGTATCAAAGCTACTAGTCCTGGGTATAGGGATTTTGAACAGACTTTTGATGTAAGAAGTCCGTTAACGATTAATATCAATATGCAACCAGCCAATGCTCAAGTAAATATACAATATTCCAATCAAAGCCTCAAAGTGTATCTTGACGGTCAACGCATGGGATATCGCTTTGAAGTATTACCTGGAAATCACAGACTTCGTATCGAATTTGGTGATATGAGTACTGAGCAGAGTTATAATTTTGCTGCTGGGCAAACCTATACTATCGTTCCCAATCTTAGCTTTTCTATTCAATAA
- a CDS encoding beta-sandwich domain-containing protein — protein sequence MRKYHIIFLSMAIIIGLISSCQVTVTETANYDVSGNVVNAEVATTSSYYYGMSSTRVKLTRYEDGVLRSYSTYTTYLSSGGSYTFNGVENGTYKLTGELSGYTFVPMYVDITGSNTILPDLIGYQTPSNSTDILIFLQWDNTDYDLDLKLSAPSGASSRTVVESSSPSQTSGSANLSLKRDVKAPYDLTGSKEGYNGTSSSEPRVETIRISGTPYYNSSAGDVNGVPQDEVRIYIDSYGRLKSDGTFDTNNQYITGLTDNSIPAADARLFIMQGSTLYGTWEVPFDTAETTLHVASIKYAAGQVLIYSAGNISSVNADENKNAVYGINKGVRIEDESSIVIIQR from the coding sequence ATGAGAAAATATCATATTATTTTTTTATCAATGGCTATCATTATTGGCCTTATATCAAGCTGTCAGGTAACTGTCACAGAAACAGCTAATTATGATGTTAGTGGTAATGTTGTTAATGCTGAAGTTGCTACAACTAGTAGTTATTATTATGGAATGTCTAGCACTCGAGTCAAATTAACTCGATATGAGGATGGTGTTTTAAGGAGTTATTCTACTTATACCACTTATTTGAGTTCAGGAGGTTCCTATACTTTTAATGGTGTTGAAAATGGAACATACAAATTAACTGGAGAGTTAAGTGGTTATACTTTTGTTCCTATGTATGTTGATATAACAGGAAGTAATACCATTCTACCTGATTTAATTGGATATCAGACACCTAGTAATAGTACGGATATCTTGATATTTCTTCAGTGGGATAACACAGACTATGATCTTGACTTAAAATTGAGTGCTCCTTCAGGTGCCTCTTCGAGAACTGTTGTCGAATCAAGTTCCCCATCCCAAACCTCTGGTAGTGCCAATCTGAGTTTGAAAAGAGACGTTAAAGCCCCTTATGACTTAACTGGATCTAAAGAAGGTTATAATGGAACATCTTCTTCAGAACCAAGGGTTGAAACCATTAGAATTAGTGGGACTCCTTACTATAATTCTAGTGCTGGTGATGTTAATGGTGTTCCTCAAGATGAAGTTAGAATTTATATTGATTCTTATGGGCGCTTAAAAAGTGATGGTACTTTTGATACTAATAACCAGTATATTACTGGTTTGACTGATAATAGTATACCCGCAGCTGATGCTCGATTGTTTATCATGCAAGGGTCTACACTATATGGTACATGGGAAGTCCCTTTTGATACGGCAGAGACCACTTTACATGTTGCTTCCATAAAATATGCGGCTGGTCAGGTTTTGATATATAGCGCAGGGAATATTAGCTCTGTTAACGCAGATGAAAACAAGAATGCTGTTTATGGTATAAATAAAGGTGTTCGAATAGAAGATGAATCTTCTATAGTGATCATCCAAAGATAA
- a CDS encoding class I SAM-dependent methyltransferase, producing MKWKSELYDSKHNFVSQYGAELIEMLNPGKGERILDLGCGTGDLANQISQEGAHVVGIDSSKDMLKSAKEKYPHLTFENQRAEDFHFDQSFDGVFSNAALHWVLEKEKAAQSIYHCLKPGGRFVAEFGGQGNVSHVLKALCQSLKKEGYEDHMKRQKWYFPSLGEYSTLLEGIGFRVVYAKHFDRPTVLSDQDGLRNWIAMFCSSFLEGIGADKVEVILKDVEEKMVLTNYREGQWYADYVRLRIVATKEPVNLG from the coding sequence ATGAAATGGAAATCAGAATTATATGACTCAAAACATAACTTTGTATCCCAATACGGAGCAGAGCTTATTGAGATGTTGAACCCCGGGAAGGGGGAACGCATCCTGGATTTAGGTTGTGGGACTGGCGATCTGGCTAATCAGATTAGCCAAGAAGGTGCCCATGTGGTGGGGATAGATAGTTCGAAGGATATGCTTAAATCTGCCAAAGAGAAGTACCCCCATCTTACTTTTGAAAATCAGAGGGCAGAAGACTTTCACTTTGACCAAAGCTTTGATGGGGTCTTCTCCAATGCAGCCCTTCACTGGGTCTTGGAAAAAGAAAAGGCCGCCCAAAGCATCTATCATTGTCTAAAACCAGGGGGGCGTTTCGTAGCCGAGTTCGGAGGGCAGGGCAATGTGAGTCATGTCCTGAAGGCCCTATGTCAATCACTTAAGAAGGAAGGTTATGAAGACCATATGAAACGTCAGAAATGGTATTTCCCTTCCCTTGGAGAATATTCCACCCTTCTTGAGGGTATAGGCTTCCGCGTCGTCTATGCTAAACACTTTGATCGTCCCACCGTCCTATCTGATCAAGATGGATTGCGGAATTGGATCGCCATGTTTTGTTCGTCCTTTCTCGAAGGGATAGGGGCTGACAAAGTGGAGGTTATCTTAAAGGACGTTGAGGAAAAAATGGTGCTCACCAACTACAGAGAAGGCCAATGGTATGCGGACTATGTACGCCTGCGAATAGTAGCCACAAAAGAACCTGTTAATCTTGGATGA
- a CDS encoding glycoside hydrolase family 13 protein, with protein MKKAWWKERVVYQIYPRSFYDSNGDGIGDLQGIIQKLDYLKDLGVGVIWLSPIYKSPNDDNGYDISDYQDIMAEFGTLEDWDELLREMHQRDIKMVMDLVVNHSSDEHQWFIESKKSRDNPYRDYYIWQEGRDGMPPNNWKSWFSGSAWEFHEPTQEYYLHLFSKKQPDLNWDNPDLRTEIFNMMTWWLEKGIDGFRMDVINMISKVPGYPDAEVVDDHPYQFGGQHFLHGPKMMPYLQEMKDKVLQHYDIITVGETPSISTTEASELTDENSGVLNMVFQFELMDMDGGRDRLQSWSLSDLKRITNRWQNDLNGKGWNSNYLCNHDQPRPVSRFGNDQEYRVESAKLLATFNHLIQGTPYIYQGEEIGMTNVDFQSIEAYRDIETLNWYKEEVNLKGGDPSEILTLIKQKSRDNARTPVQWDGSSQGGFTTGTPWIQVNPNYVDINVEQALADKNSIYYYYQKLIALRREYDIIVYGQYDIILPEHKEIYAFTRTLEDQVLLVILNFSEEIPLFYLPEEIAFNSLKLLISNYSVNPKEDIDQFVLRPYEARVYQLVK; from the coding sequence ATGAAAAAAGCCTGGTGGAAAGAACGTGTGGTGTATCAGATCTATCCCCGGAGTTTCTATGACAGCAATGGAGACGGGATCGGGGACTTACAAGGAATCATTCAAAAGCTTGATTACCTAAAGGATCTTGGGGTAGGTGTCATATGGCTATCCCCTATATACAAATCCCCTAATGATGACAATGGTTATGATATTAGTGATTATCAGGATATTATGGCTGAGTTCGGGACCCTTGAGGATTGGGATGAGCTATTAAGGGAAATGCACCAACGTGACATCAAAATGGTTATGGACTTAGTGGTCAACCATTCCTCAGATGAACACCAATGGTTTATAGAATCAAAGAAATCCAGGGACAACCCTTATCGTGACTATTATATATGGCAAGAAGGCAGGGATGGGATGCCTCCTAATAACTGGAAATCCTGGTTTAGCGGTTCCGCCTGGGAATTCCATGAGCCGACTCAGGAATATTACCTCCATCTTTTTTCCAAAAAACAACCGGACCTTAATTGGGATAATCCCGATCTTCGAACGGAAATATTCAACATGATGACCTGGTGGCTGGAAAAAGGGATCGATGGTTTTCGCATGGATGTTATTAATATGATATCCAAAGTTCCGGGATATCCTGATGCGGAAGTCGTAGATGACCATCCTTATCAGTTCGGAGGACAGCATTTTCTCCACGGTCCTAAGATGATGCCTTATCTGCAGGAAATGAAGGACAAGGTTCTTCAGCATTATGACATCATAACCGTAGGAGAGACCCCTTCCATATCCACAACAGAAGCGTCTGAATTAACGGATGAAAACTCTGGTGTGCTTAATATGGTCTTCCAGTTCGAGTTGATGGACATGGATGGGGGGCGGGATCGTCTACAATCCTGGTCCTTATCAGATTTGAAACGCATCACCAATCGTTGGCAGAATGATTTAAACGGGAAAGGATGGAATAGTAATTATCTCTGTAATCATGATCAACCTCGACCTGTCTCCCGTTTTGGGAATGATCAGGAATACCGTGTTGAGTCGGCTAAGCTCTTAGCTACCTTTAATCACCTCATTCAGGGAACCCCCTACATTTATCAAGGTGAAGAAATAGGAATGACCAATGTGGATTTCCAGAGCATTGAGGCTTATAGGGATATTGAAACTCTGAATTGGTATAAAGAAGAGGTGAACCTAAAGGGGGGAGATCCCAGTGAGATACTCACTCTAATAAAGCAAAAGAGCCGTGACAACGCCCGTACTCCTGTCCAATGGGATGGGAGCTCCCAGGGAGGCTTTACCACCGGTACCCCCTGGATTCAGGTGAATCCTAACTATGTTGATATCAATGTGGAACAAGCCCTGGCCGATAAAAATTCCATTTACTACTATTATCAAAAGCTTATTGCCCTTCGGCGAGAATACGATATCATCGTGTACGGTCAGTATGATATTATCCTTCCAGAGCATAAAGAAATTTATGCCTTCACAAGAACTTTAGAGGATCAAGTTCTCCTTGTGATTCTTAACTTTAGTGAAGAAATCCCTCTCTTCTACTTACCTGAAGAGATTGCGTTTAACTCTTTAAAGTTATTGATCAGCAATTATTCAGTGAATCCCAAGGAAGATATTGACCAATTTGTTCTTAGACCATACGAAGCAAGGGTGTATCAGTTAGTAAAATGA
- a CDS encoding FAD-dependent oxidoreductase encodes MKKRFSILWVSLLLLSLMACGNHKEAQIHYTPGTYEGTGQGHNGDIEVEVTLSENKIENIKIVKNTETESIAQTAMTKIPDSIIKEQSLAVDTVTGATLASEAIVNAVTDALKKSGVDVTKLQIEKKKDEKTQVKSLKADMVIIGSGAAGTAAALTATEEGATVIVLEKAPVPGGLSKLAGGIFAIDSTDQKKAGVAGTYTLQDIIAKWQNYNAYLSDANMFYSVFHNSGDTADWLEQNGFNFTFVGNEQAAHEDDYPTYHAYADQSKKLDYFQAALKIVEERGGQIFYETTATELVGDSTKVTGVKAKEANGTILNITSPHVIMATGGAGANKELIKKYNGFDLMNISTGTQTGDAIKMGKALGVGEGKSIAELHGVTVPGYVPNTPEREPLTYLAYFPTSVFINHSGYRFVEEDIVFDTALTANAAYEQGGSYYSVMSTDMIDTLESKGPTAYGNYPDVNYQVGMPLYPVKEAWTGLTASLNKGVEEGTVIKGNTLEDLAKAIGVDPAILQGTFDQYNDFVKKGEDSMFGKKSPYLEPMNEGPYYAVVTVPVSLGQIGGLAVDSGLHALNNQGKVIQGLFLAGNDVASIYNNTYPTVEGISLGFAFNSGRLAAQTALKK; translated from the coding sequence ATGAAAAAACGATTCAGTATCCTATGGGTTTCCTTATTATTACTATCACTTATGGCCTGTGGTAATCATAAAGAAGCTCAGATACATTACACACCAGGAACCTATGAAGGAACCGGTCAAGGTCACAACGGGGACATTGAGGTGGAAGTTACCCTTAGTGAAAACAAAATTGAAAACATCAAGATTGTAAAAAACACCGAAACCGAATCTATAGCTCAAACGGCTATGACGAAAATTCCCGATTCCATCATCAAAGAACAAAGCTTAGCCGTTGATACCGTAACAGGAGCGACCTTAGCTTCAGAAGCTATTGTGAATGCCGTAACAGACGCCCTAAAAAAATCTGGAGTGGATGTTACCAAACTTCAGATAGAAAAGAAGAAGGATGAGAAAACTCAGGTCAAATCCTTAAAGGCTGATATGGTCATCATTGGATCAGGAGCCGCAGGAACTGCCGCCGCCCTAACAGCGACAGAAGAAGGGGCTACCGTCATTGTTCTGGAAAAAGCGCCCGTTCCAGGAGGACTATCAAAACTGGCGGGGGGGATCTTTGCTATAGATTCTACTGATCAAAAGAAGGCTGGAGTAGCAGGAACCTATACCCTTCAAGACATTATTGCAAAATGGCAGAACTACAATGCCTATCTGTCCGATGCGAATATGTTCTATTCTGTATTCCACAATTCTGGTGATACCGCTGATTGGCTAGAACAGAATGGTTTTAATTTTACCTTTGTAGGAAATGAACAAGCAGCTCATGAAGACGACTACCCTACCTATCATGCCTATGCTGATCAAAGTAAGAAATTAGATTACTTCCAAGCCGCTTTGAAGATTGTTGAAGAACGGGGAGGACAAATATTCTACGAAACAACCGCCACCGAACTTGTGGGAGATTCTACAAAAGTAACTGGCGTTAAAGCCAAAGAAGCTAACGGAACCATCCTTAATATAACAAGCCCTCATGTCATCATGGCAACAGGGGGAGCAGGAGCCAACAAAGAACTGATTAAGAAGTACAACGGCTTTGACTTAATGAACATCAGTACAGGAACTCAAACAGGGGATGCTATTAAGATGGGAAAAGCCCTTGGCGTGGGAGAGGGAAAATCTATTGCCGAATTACACGGGGTAACCGTACCAGGATATGTTCCTAATACTCCAGAACGTGAACCCTTAACTTATTTAGCGTACTTCCCCACTTCTGTCTTTATCAATCATTCAGGCTACCGCTTTGTGGAAGAGGACATTGTTTTTGACACAGCCCTGACAGCCAATGCGGCTTATGAACAGGGAGGATCCTATTATTCTGTCATGTCTACAGATATGATTGATACTTTGGAATCCAAAGGACCAACCGCTTATGGAAATTATCCTGATGTGAATTACCAAGTAGGGATGCCCCTCTATCCAGTTAAGGAAGCCTGGACTGGATTAACAGCATCATTAAATAAGGGAGTGGAAGAAGGAACTGTTATCAAAGGTAATACTCTAGAAGATCTAGCCAAAGCGATTGGTGTTGATCCAGCTATCCTTCAAGGAACTTTTGATCAATACAATGACTTTGTTAAAAAAGGGGAAGACAGTATGTTCGGTAAGAAATCCCCCTATCTGGAACCAATGAATGAAGGTCCTTATTATGCAGTGGTTACCGTTCCTGTATCCCTTGGACAAATCGGTGGTCTAGCGGTAGATAGTGGATTACATGCCTTGAACAACCAAGGTAAAGTCATTCAAGGCTTATTTTTAGCTGGTAATGATGTGGCATCAATCTATAATAATACCTACCCAACTGTCGAAGGAATATCCCTGGGATTTGCCTTTAATTCGGGAAGATTAGCGGCTCAAACAGCCCTTAAGAAATAA
- a CDS encoding C-GCAxxG-C-C family protein, protein MDRCKKALEHFDTSTNCAQSVAIAFEDLIPLSSRDILHMASSFGAGMGGLQSVCGALTGAFMVTGFVSPLPETPEDKVQQKLIIHDLASRFEKRTGTMLCKELVQCDLNTEEGQAYFKEKGIKQKVCHSCVRTAIETFEQMHSEGIFAYK, encoded by the coding sequence ATGGATAGATGTAAAAAAGCCCTGGAGCATTTCGATACAAGCACAAACTGTGCCCAATCTGTCGCTATAGCCTTTGAGGACCTAATCCCCTTAAGTTCCAGGGATATCCTCCATATGGCCTCTTCCTTCGGGGCTGGAATGGGAGGATTACAATCGGTGTGCGGAGCTCTTACAGGGGCTTTTATGGTAACAGGCTTTGTTTCTCCCTTACCCGAGACTCCTGAAGACAAGGTTCAACAGAAGCTCATCATTCATGATTTAGCTTCCCGATTTGAAAAGAGAACAGGAACAATGCTCTGTAAAGAACTGGTTCAGTGTGATCTCAATACAGAGGAAGGACAGGCCTACTTTAAAGAAAAGGGCATAAAGCAGAAAGTCTGTCATAGCTGTGTTAGAACAGCCATTGAGACCTTTGAACAAATGCATTCAGAAGGGATATTCGCCTACAAATAA
- a CDS encoding SDR family NAD(P)-dependent oxidoreductase, which yields MENTKGKVALITGASSGIGRELAILHASYGGDLVLVARNGEALNKVKEEIESKYQVKVEIILQDLNLPEGPENIYTSVKEKGITIDYLINNAGFGGLGSFHKRDWEADRSMIQVNVMSLAALTRLFLPDFVQRKSGRVLNVSSMAALTPGPFQAVYYATKAFVTSFSNGIAEELRGTGVSVTALMPGATKSQFGQKSGMDKTIAFKKPLQTIKVAQAGYRGMVKGKLNVKVMPFGLRLGLLFLPLLPKSVVLKAISKIQDV from the coding sequence GTGGAAAATACAAAAGGCAAGGTGGCCTTAATAACAGGAGCTTCTTCCGGTATTGGGCGGGAGCTGGCGATTCTTCATGCAAGTTATGGTGGTGATTTAGTTCTCGTCGCCCGTAATGGTGAAGCTTTGAATAAAGTCAAAGAAGAGATAGAGTCAAAATACCAGGTAAAAGTCGAGATTATCCTTCAGGATCTGAACTTACCAGAGGGTCCTGAAAACATATACACAAGTGTTAAAGAAAAGGGTATTACCATTGACTATTTAATCAATAATGCAGGATTTGGAGGCCTAGGCTCCTTCCATAAAAGGGACTGGGAAGCGGATAGGTCCATGATCCAGGTCAATGTGATGAGCTTAGCTGCTTTAACCCGATTATTCCTACCGGATTTTGTGCAAAGAAAATCTGGACGGGTTTTAAACGTATCCTCTATGGCGGCCCTCACTCCGGGACCTTTTCAAGCCGTCTATTATGCAACGAAGGCCTTTGTGACTTCCTTCAGTAACGGCATCGCAGAGGAATTACGGGGCACAGGGGTTAGTGTAACGGCCTTGATGCCCGGAGCTACAAAAAGCCAATTTGGTCAGAAATCAGGAATGGATAAAACCATAGCCTTTAAGAAGCCTTTGCAAACCATAAAAGTGGCCCAGGCGGGATACCGAGGTATGGTCAAGGGCAAACTCAATGTAAAGGTCATGCCCTTCGGACTTAGACTAGGCCTGCTTTTCTTACCTCTCTTACCCAAGTCGGTAGTTCTTAAGGCCATAAGTAAAATTCAGGATGTATAA
- a CDS encoding GNAT family N-acetyltransferase — MTYRDALIADLPTIVLIYNTTIASRMVTADLEPVSVASREDWFYQHNPRTRPLWVVENDQKDIVGWVSFQSFYGRPAYKHTVEISIYLDEDQRGKGLGSAILQHSLEKAPQYDIKTILGFIFLHNEPSLRLFKKSGFEEWGHYPNIAELDHKERSLIVLGRRV; from the coding sequence ATGACCTATAGAGATGCCCTGATAGCTGACCTTCCAACTATAGTCCTTATCTACAACACGACAATCGCCTCTCGAATGGTAACTGCTGATCTTGAACCGGTTAGTGTGGCCAGTCGGGAAGACTGGTTTTATCAGCATAATCCCCGGACACGCCCCTTATGGGTCGTGGAAAATGATCAGAAAGATATTGTAGGCTGGGTCAGTTTCCAATCCTTCTATGGACGTCCTGCCTATAAACATACTGTTGAAATCAGTATCTATCTGGATGAGGATCAAAGGGGAAAAGGCTTAGGTTCTGCCATCCTCCAGCATAGCCTGGAAAAGGCGCCCCAATATGATATTAAGACTATCTTAGGTTTTATCTTCCTTCATAATGAACCAAGCCTAAGGCTGTTTAAAAAATCAGGCTTTGAAGAGTGGGGCCATTATCCTAATATCGCCGAATTAGATCATAAGGAACGAAGCCTGATTGTCTTAGGCAGGCGTGTGTAA
- a CDS encoding GNAT family N-acetyltransferase — MSELDYNLATADDMDEVLSLYQRAVNKMLSLGIDQWDDIYPDEKQLRYDREQSQLYKVSIDGRIASTYVLNQEFDEEYHKGQWQYPHSDFTVIHRLCVNPLFQNQKVGYRTMMHIHEELRAKGTETVRLDCFTLNPYAIRLYTKLGYHMVGIARFRKGDFHLMEYKL; from the coding sequence ATGAGTGAACTCGATTATAATCTGGCAACCGCCGATGACATGGATGAGGTCTTGTCCCTGTACCAAAGGGCGGTTAATAAAATGCTTAGTTTAGGTATCGACCAATGGGATGATATCTATCCTGATGAGAAGCAGCTCCGCTATGATAGGGAACAATCCCAATTATATAAAGTAAGCATTGATGGACGTATTGCCTCCACTTATGTTCTCAATCAGGAATTCGACGAGGAATATCACAAAGGGCAATGGCAATATCCTCATAGTGACTTCACTGTGATTCACCGTCTATGTGTCAATCCTCTATTCCAGAACCAGAAAGTGGGATACCGAACCATGATGCATATTCATGAAGAACTAAGGGCTAAGGGAACAGAGACGGTTCGTTTGGATTGCTTTACCCTCAACCCCTACGCCATCAGACTATACACTAAGTTAGGATATCATATGGTGGGGATTGCCCGATTTAGAAAAGGTGATTTTCACTTGATGGAATATAAACTATGA